A window of Cydia fagiglandana chromosome Z, ilCydFagi1.1, whole genome shotgun sequence genomic DNA:
TACGACGTGAGGGGCGCCCGCGCCACGCGTGGCAGGCCGCTGCCTTCGGCTTTCGAAGAAGATGACCTGGCTGACGATGTAAGCTATGCACATCTTTCTACATACATGGcattatattaattaatcaaagtttagataaaattttaagatttacattgtacatttttttttcaaaagctAAAGCAACATCTGTCAAACATTAGACAATGATAAGATCATATCATCTATAATAGAGATATAGAGGGAAGTCCCCCTGTAGCGGACACCTAAGCCTTGTTAAAGAAACAAAaacttagtaatagggccccgttttaccctttgggtacggaaccctaaaaaagtagttgaaaaaatatatctttatttataaatactttaatCAACAAATTTAAGAATCAAAATAAAGTAACACAAATGCCACTTCAATGCAACTACCTAACTACATAAACTAATTCAAAGACGAAAAGTAAACTTTAGTGAAATAAAAACTAATTCGCTGAAAGAGGCAGCTAGTACCGGACGGACTACACCGGACGGTTTAAAACCATTTGACATTGATCACGAATATAATATTAAGAACATTCTGGAATGTCAATCACAGTCTTCTTACACCAACCCATGGCATCTGGAGCACTGTATCGTCATTGTCATAGTCTACAGTCTACACATACTCCGGGCTAGTTAGTTACATCAACTATTGGCTGCTGTTTTTCTTCAACTTCGCTTTTCacttgtttatttaatttctccTTAGGTTTTTCTTTACTTTTTATATTGTTAGCATGTTTTTCTTTATATATCAAAATTTTACTTCTTTGACACCTTCGTCATTGAACATTTTTTTCTTATCTTCCATTTTTCCTTGCCTATTCTTCTATCCGAAACATCGTAGGTACTAGATGAAAAATTATTTCACTGTGTAGCGTTACGGGACTACTATTGGACTTGAGGGATAGGAAAtcattacaattatttattgtGTACCTCAACTATTgcaattatgtaaaaaaaatatcatagacTACGAAATTTAAGTGATTACTTGATTAGTAGGTAAGTTTATTAAAGATAAACACATCCAGATGAACACAACTAATAGGCACAAACACTCACCTGAAACTTATGCGACGCAGCGCTTTTGctacaaaaacaataaaaaaacggTCCCACTGTCTTTGCGCCCGTCACTAGCAATGCGTAATGCGTATCCTGTTTCCTAATATTCGTACTTCCGCGCCACTTTTACTTATCCTTGAATTGCACGGGTTGTTAGTTGCCGAGGTAGTATGTATGTCCGGCATTATATACCGTCCGTGTTTACTAACCTGACCTAACCATGCTATAAACGATGACTATGTAAATACAATCTGATGGACTTTAAATCTCATTAAGCTACtcgtatatataatatttaaaacccTAAGCAATACTAGTGCAAATAAATACCCAGTGTTCCCGACCAGGCTTTTAATTCGtaacattattataatttaatctaAAAAATTCTGTTGACTGCCGTTTTCACGCTGTCGAGCACGTTTCATAATCCTGATAAACCGTAGGTACCTCCtcttcatttattttttaaaaaagTTTCCTGGATTTACGCATGATTTGAGCCTTCTTTCCATTTTCCTTAACActtaatgtaaatatgtaagtaaataggtgtataaatttaaatacaaatttatacaAACGTAAAAAATAGAAGTAATTATTATTACGAATCGAcgtgatatacctacatattacgaTGGTCGCGATTCTCCCATTACGAATATTAGCAATTAGATATAGACagcttatttgtaaaaaaatcgcCGTGTTTTTAAGCCAAACAATGGAAATGATAGGCAATGTATGTTTGGTAGGTAATTACGGTAATCAagagagaaaaataaattacttttattgagTAGGTAGTATTAGTTGAGGAAGTACACGGTAACTAAAAAGTATGAAGTTGTTTACAAATATTAGGAGATGTGTATGAACATCACTCACACAGAGACATGTGACACTACTTACGTTCATTCAGTTCTCCTGAAATCCCCTGAATTTGAATGTTGtggcattatttataaacgGCCAACAtgaataaaaaagaaacaaagggAATCAACGACATAATTAAATACCGAAATAGTTTTCAAAATACTCTATTACAAATAAGTTCGTTATTTAcatttgacgtaaaatgcaGCTTTCTACAGAAttcaatgaatgaatgaatttggTACATTTATTAGCCAACATTTCCTCTTTCAGTTAATATTTAAGTATTGTATTCGACTTACCTACAACttttataaatatacttatGCTTGTATCATATTTGGGACGGTAAATATGCAAAGTGTATGAAGTAAAGGGCATTTAAAACATTGTCATTGTCATAAGACAACTCAAACTAATAGACTCTCAGTTTGTTAGGGTCGTCTAAATAAGAGTATTGACTgatgaaagaaaagtacagtcaacaaacttattttaaatactgGATACATTGGTCATGTCCGGGACTTAATTCACCGGTAGATTGTCAGCTAAAAATGCTGAATACATAGCCTCAATTAATTTgctatttattaaatacctatgcAATAATTTGTCAATCCATGCTAAAATTAGGATATCCACTAATCGGTATGTACTTTGGCTCCGACCACGTGGGTTTATTTTTAGGACGACACCTGTGAGTAGGTCAACTCATTCCTGGCCAATTGTGCAGTTCGTTTGCTTGCAGTCATCGAGATTTGGAATTTGAATTTAAAGCATGAGTAGGTATTCTACCATCTATTACCTAattatataaatttaactaTACGTTTACAcgagtttatttatatatttcgggcacttcggaaacggctctaatggtttcgatgaaatttgctatgggGGTTTTCAGGGAAAAAAATAGTTCTAGCTAGGTCTTAActctggaaaaacgcgcatttttgtgtttttatatgttttccaagcAAAGCTTGGTGTTCCagatattataaatttaatatctaTGTTTTACTTTACAACAAGCAGCGGAATTCAGAATTCACAATTAGTTAAAGATTTGATAAGTCCTTGTCCCAGTTGTTATAATATGACCCAGATACAACTTGCAGTAATTGTCATCTTGAATAATCTTAAGTAATTAATTTGATAAGTAAACATTCAGGCAcattctaaataaataattaattacacagGAATATGGCGATCAATGatcatttgacgaccggtctggcctagtgggtagtgaccctgcctgcgaagccgatggtcctgggttcgaatcccagtaagggcatttatttgtatgatgatacagatatttgttcctgagtcatgggtgttttctatgtatttaagtatttgtatattatatatatcgttgtccgagtacccacaacacaagccttcttgagcttactgtgggacttagtcaatctgtgtaagaatgtcctataatatttatttatttatttatttatttatttatgcttaggcaaaaaatataaaacagtaatattataataataaattacatCTTAGGTATAAAACGTTATTATTTACTGtgtgtttgtttattttctagGATCAGTTCATCTTTGGCACGAATTCAATTTTCCATGTGTTATGCTAAAATACCGTCGTAGTGTTACGTCGAAGCTGCGTCAGTTGTTTCTAATTAAAGGCTGTGAATCCCTACGAAGCTAGAAGTTTTACATGCGACTGGTTGAATAACCAAATAAGTACGACTGGAAGTTTTGGCAATCTTGCCAAGGATTACATGCTGAATTACGAAGACTTTAATATAGATTCATCATGTAAATAACTCATGTTTTCAATGACGTcgcaaataattaaataactaacaatCCTCTTTTCATCGCGTACTATTTGGGtttagtctgtatctttaggtattaggtataaaCAAACCATAATTACTAATGTTATTGGGCAAGAAAATTCTTCAGTCAGTTAATTTAACTCGATgtaggtactaaatattacaaaaaaatgacTACGATATtacttactcaacgtaacaaCGAAGCTGCTGTAATCGTATCGTGATATTTTGTTTATTGGTATATATATATCGGGATGTGATCGGGATGATctgattaaaggatgactcatgttagaccAGGCCGtttccgggccggagcttccggtgttttgttttctatggaaagcatcacgtgatcgcctgtcacgttatagaaaagtaagcgccggaagcaccggcccggtcacggcccggtctaacgtgagtcatccttaagcaATAGTAATTTCGTTTTGTAATATATATTATGCTATTACTTCGCCCAAGTAAAGAACCTAAAACGAGATCAAATATTTAGCCATTAGAgtaaatgaaaacattacacgattaAATGAAATAGGTTAAAGTCAGAACGATGAAGGAACTGATCCAGGCAGTTTTCTTTTTGGTTAATTTACTGATAAATGGTTCAAACagaatgtggctaattccgtcataggggctATTCTGTTCACGAGCGTATATATTTCTATGCTGCTCCCATTCGTTACCGAATAAAAACCCTCGACTTTAATGCTGCGCAGATAAACTTATATAAGGATAAGTAGAGTGAGATAATATTATTAACAATGGCGCTCTCTCTGACAATGGTGCTTTTAGGAAATGGAATAAATGGCCAATTCCGATCAATTAAGGCCCATGATCAGACACAGGTTTACCTTTAAAGGGATACATACCTACTATTCGTGGAAATCTAAAAAAGGTCCAATAGTATGGACTCGGATTGAGGTTAATCTCTCTAAATCCCTTTACGCGCTCTATATACGTGGGGAGCACGCAGCTAACAGcttttaaatacagtatttataaaatatgcGTTCCGtatagacagttaaaatttagTCAGTGTCTGGACTGTCTggccgctacaacaacaaatagtaaataaataaaattaagagtACATACAAGATTCTTATGTTATTGATAATGTCTGGgggaccgagctttgctcggaaaacatataaaaactcaaaaatgcgcgttatTATAAGATAAGACGTAAAACTCAAAATTGCTCGTATATTATTGAATAGGAATTGACCCAACAGTTCAACGACTAGGAGCAGTTTAaatatatgaaataaatatCGGGGCCAAGTGAACTAACATTTATATAATAAACTTAAATTACAAATATAACATTACaaatataaaagtaattgattaACTTTTGGCAAGTTGTCTCCCACAATACCGTGTCCCTAACAAGGATTCTATATTCTATTGTGAAGTAAATTTGAGTCCGAACCCGCCGCCAAACTTGAGAAACTTGGCCATTCTTAATGTGTTACTATTGTGTCACAATGTAAGTTTCGATCAATGAGCCgttttaagtacctacgttaGTTTCCACGTAATGCTTTACAAATATAGATACATTTCAGTCCAGCTAACTTTCCTTATGTTTTCTTCGAATCGGGTGTCTATATTCGAGTGGAGTGTAGGAGTGTATCAGTTATAAACCTTGATGCTGAAAATCTATTTCTGGAACTGCTGTAAACAAAATTGGCGTGATTATGTTACGAAACTATTTTATTGTATACAGTTTTACGTTAAGCAACTATAAATAAGATTATTAACACCAGCTGTTTTACTTGTGTTgttataaatacttacttaacatGACAAACGTGATAAAAAGATAATATTCAAAAGTAAGAGAGTTGGTGTGTAAAATAAGTTTGCCTTGGAATTTGTTGTTATTTGGAATTCTATAAATTTATCATTCATCAACAATTTATCGTGTTCCATCCATCTGGTAGGacatgaaaaaattattaattattcctCGTGATTTCTCAATTAAGCAGATACCTATTGAGGGTTATAAAAATTCAAGAGTGGTTCTTCACGAAATTATTTCAATCGAGGACAATTTTCTATTCGAATAGTTCCGAGTGTGCCTTGGTTTagctatttatttcttagtgcACACTAGTTTTCACAAACTGTAGCGGTGAAAAGTAATAGTTTCATAGGAATTTCAACTAtataaaaatctaaatttattaTAATCGGTCGATTCTAGCTTTGGTCGTGTTTGAACAGGATTACCCTAACACTACTCGCATCGCATCGGTATCATAGAGATCTAGTACttaacataattttatttatttaatttcagaTCACAGAATCACTTAAGCGAATCCGCGCCGGAAAGAAACAGTCTCGCTTCGCTGAGGACATCGACTTCGAAAACTCAGTATCAAATCTGGAAAACCGCATGAGGATCTCTGATAAAATTTTGGAGACAGTTGGCATCGGCCAGTCCGAAGTTAGCGGAGCGAGGCGTGCATTGCAAGAGAATGAGGAACGCACAGAAAAACGCATCGCTCGCAGACTGAACGAGGAGAACTCGCTGACAAAGTGGACCGCTTTGAAGGACGACGAGAGTGCCGCAGCGCAGCGCGCGAAAGCGAGCCGCGCACGCCTCTCTGACTTGGAAGACGAGATGTCGGAGATGACAGAGCGCAGCGCTGCGCGTGAGAAGCGCGCAGCGCGCCTGCGCGCCCTCGTGGCCGAGTCCGACGTCGACGATTCCGCCGTAGCCTCCACCAAGATATCCATCAGGGAGCAGAGGGAAAAGAAACAAGTCACTTTCTAAACGCTCCTAACATATCGACTATCTGTATTAACTTACTGACTTTCTAAAACTTAAACTTTAGATTGATGTCGAGTGTAACACTATATTGTAATTATTGTTTGAGGTAGAGGGGTTTGCTAGCAAGTACACTCCTGcattttctttttgtacaatggTGAGTTGATGTTAATTTTATACTCGTTGGAAAGAAGAATAAGGCGCTACGTATTTCCctgtttatttattgttttttaagtaaataaatacttattcattGTTGTGAGTGGCGTCCATTTTATTTATCACTGTATTTGTGTTCTATGTACTTTACTACTGTAAactcaagtaataatagtcctATTTACAAGTATGGTCCAGTTTTTGACGTTGATTATTAACAAGCCTTTTTAATTTGTACTCGTTTCATTTATTTTGGAGCATACGAGTagatataaatacctacttatgctttgtctataataatattatatactaGTAGTTCCCGTAGTTCTAAGTTATGGACTATAATGGGActaaagttacctgattttatGGTACCTAAGTATATAGGTATTCTTCAGTAAGAAAGTTGAGAACAGactggccccgtagacaacatgctaATCACTATCGCTCCGTAGCCAACGAAATAAAACTGTCAccgtcacactaatatggaagagccaTAGAGAGatacaaagcgattcgatggcgaagcgtaagcgattgtcaccttggctagggcGCTTGGTTAAAAATAGTTGTTGCTTTTATGCAAGGGGCATATTTGTTGCTTAACCCCACGTGCTGATATTGATACACATGCAAacaaaagattccaaaattcaaACAGTAGCGTAGTGAGTGGTccaaaaagtggaatcttgagcgttgcgagggtttcaagatACGATGGTTAAACAATCTGTACTACCCAGTAAAAGAATATTTCTAACTGTACGTAAGTAAATATAACATTAAAGGTCAACTTCAATTTAACGCTATTAAATATTGATCAAGCAAAGTCATCAGGACATCTATTACATGAGGAAACGAGTTAAAATTTGcataatattaagtacctactttgccacttttgtggATACAATGCAATTTTCTCATTCGATTCTGAAGAAGAGCCTTTACTAGCTATTGTATTGTTGTAAAAAAAATGCCTTAATCGCTCACAACGAACCAAATGTAACCATTTACAAACTAAGCTATTCTATAGCCTATATAAAGAAATcgtgtattttattaaaaagcaCATTAAAACcagacgttgcttaacttcggtcaaaaatcacgtttgttgtatgggagccccacttaaatctttattttattctgttttaagtatttgttgttatagcggcaacagaaatacatcatctctgaaaatttcaactgtttagctatcacggttcgtgatatacagcctggtgacagacggacggacggacagcaaagtcttagtaatagggtcccgttttaccctttgggtacggaatcctaaaaacaaattatgctTATAAGTAACAATCATAGAATAGCATATGTGTTCATTTACTCTATTTTGGTATCAAAACGAATGGCTtttaaaaagacatgtcaaaattgtttacctttcttctaatgcaaaaaaaacgaagtattgTGCCAAGTTATACCTATCTAACTTTATTCATAGTCATCGCCTGCGCGGATTTGATTTACGCtgatgaaatgatgatgatcgtaagtctaaaggggcccactgattaacagaggggctaccgcgtaaaccgaaattcgcaaattgcgggtatttttctctgtcactctaattacgacgtcattggagtaaaagagaaagatccccgcaatttgcgaacttcgattttcgcggttatactgcagtccgccggacggtatcggcctgtgagttagaacaaaattttgacagttccgaacaactgacaggccgataccggcgtccggcggactgttaatcagtgggccccttaaacctaaattagcctgagtgCGTTATGCTGTTAATTCATTATAATCAACGCCCGGAATCCTCGTAGCATTTTTGAGCTGTCATTGGGACTTCTCGTTTATCGACTTCCGATTTCCGATTAaacatatgtataaatatgaTTACGAGTAGAAGTATAAACAACATGCAGTCCTATCGCGAATGAGCGATCTCTGCAAGATAACCTTTGGATACCAACTTTTACATGATATTATTAGGCTCGATAACAATTCTCGTTGCAATTTCTTtcgaaaaatgtttaaaagacATAAGCAGtccacaaattatttatttataagaaacaataaaatattattattttaatttctatttataatttcctgaCAGCTTATTTTATGACAGCTCTAAACTGCTACGAGAATTCCGGGctctggacccctattcgacaagcgacgtttgacgtatcgtgttgatctcccgttgatgtgggaaaaatcataagttctcgaatacgtacaatgtcaaaattttacattaacaatccacagttagggtgacaagcaaaccaaaccgaaccagccttagtttagagttgagttttggttgtaccacatgatattatccaccgttgatggaatcaacactcagtatgcaataaaatcaactgttgatttgatgtggatgcgaaatctgacagttgtacatgtcgaatttggcccctgattATAATCATCATCTTCACGTCTGACGTGTTGACGGGAATCCGCTCTGCAACTAATCTCAAGACGATAAATACTCCTATAAGACCGGAGTCCCCAGAGTCCTGCATTCAGTGTGGATTTAATGAAAGCCAATGGTAAATGACCATAAAAGGTACCGATTTGACCCCAATGTATATTCAGCGAAAATTAACGGTTTTGAAGAAATTATGGATTTTTGACTCTATACAATGCATGATAAGTAGTAGATTTCGGAATTCACACAAACCATAAACACATTGAGTGCCGGGAACCCGTCCGGCGGGCTCTCTGTTCGTAGTCGCTTTcctctacaaagcgggaaaaACGCTGGCATCAGCTACGAATGTAGCGCTACGAAAACTTCAAATTGGTAGCAATAGTATAGTATAGGCCGTAGGTAGTGCGCCATGGCTCGAAtagatagaatagaatagaccGTGAGTCCTTGacccatacctttggcctattctcgtgtagatggcgacacttttcgacatttaacaaatttaacacattaggtgaaagaacaaggatcgaagtcaaatggcgttctaaaagttttgatCAGTTgtcaaaagatggcagtaaatttgcTGTGGCTACAAAAATTACTTCGACAATCCGCCTGTAAACTAAATTACTTTCTTTATAACACTTACGCCATCTGTCCCA
This region includes:
- the LOC134678069 gene encoding uncharacterized protein LOC134678069; translated protein: MSRFGRARRTRVYDCNYDKGESYYRPVLDRLDGKIAPSAADHADRDRIRADVESRIKHAMDGVGVGMDMARDELYDVRGARATRGRPLPSAFEEDDLADDITESLKRIRAGKKQSRFAEDIDFENSVSNLENRMRISDKILETVGIGQSEVSGARRALQENEERTEKRIARRLNEENSLTKWTALKDDESAAAQRAKASRARLSDLEDEMSEMTERSAAREKRAARLRALVAESDVDDSAVASTKISIREQREKKQVTF